Proteins encoded by one window of Emticicia oligotrophica DSM 17448:
- a CDS encoding ABC transporter permease, with protein sequence MNKELLKKSQSLIALFILCLVISLLSDKFLTTNNLWNVLRQISVNICISTGMTLVVLMAGIDLSVGSVLAFTSGVCAGLLKNGIAIPSLDLFVGFTTLGGVLAALIIGLTLGLLNGWVITKFALPPFVTTLAMLTIARGATMLYTQGMPISNLGASFEYIGSGWFLRIPVPVWISLIVVLIVVFISKKTTFGRYIYAIGGNEKAAFLSGININNVKIAVYGIAGMMAAVGGILVTSRLNSAQPNAGASYELDSIAAVVIGGTSLSGGVGSVTGTVIGAAIIGVLNNGLVLLNVSPFWQQVVKGLVILLAVIIDKKSKK encoded by the coding sequence ATGAACAAAGAATTACTCAAAAAATCACAATCACTCATTGCACTTTTCATATTGTGCTTAGTGATTAGTCTTTTATCAGATAAATTCCTCACTACCAATAACTTGTGGAATGTTCTTCGACAAATCTCAGTGAATATTTGTATTTCTACCGGTATGACTTTGGTAGTTCTTATGGCAGGCATAGACCTCTCGGTTGGCTCTGTATTAGCATTTACCTCGGGAGTTTGTGCGGGTTTACTCAAAAATGGCATTGCCATTCCTTCACTCGATTTATTCGTAGGTTTCACTACTTTAGGTGGGGTTTTAGCTGCCTTAATTATTGGGTTGACATTAGGATTATTAAATGGTTGGGTCATTACCAAATTTGCATTGCCGCCTTTTGTAACTACCCTTGCCATGCTCACAATTGCTCGTGGAGCAACCATGCTCTACACACAAGGTATGCCGATTTCAAATCTCGGAGCAAGTTTTGAGTACATCGGTTCAGGTTGGTTTTTAAGAATTCCCGTTCCCGTTTGGATTTCACTCATTGTCGTTCTGATTGTTGTTTTCATCAGTAAAAAAACAACCTTCGGACGCTACATTTACGCCATTGGAGGAAATGAAAAAGCAGCTTTTTTATCAGGAATCAATATTAATAATGTCAAAATAGCAGTTTATGGAATTGCAGGAATGATGGCCGCAGTAGGTGGAATTTTGGTTACTTCCAGACTAAATTCTGCTCAACCAAACGCAGGGGCAAGCTATGAATTAGATTCAATAGCGGCAGTAGTCATTGGTGGGACATCACTCTCTGGTGGAGTTGGTTCTGTAACTGGAACTGTCATCGGAGCTGCAATCATTGGAGTTTTGAATAATGGTTTGGTTTTGCTAAATGTCTCACCTTTTTGGCAACAAGTAGTAAAAGGTTTAGTGATTCTCTTAGCAGTAATTATTGATAAAAAGAGTAAGAAGTAA
- a CDS encoding FGGY family carbohydrate kinase produces the protein MKKYILSIDQGTSSTKTIIFDESGNAVAKGHADLQTNYFDNGFVEQAPEGIYQNVLESIFLCIQDFLSKGFSIENIISVGISNQRETFILWDKAGKPLTPAVVWACKRSIEICQKLKGKNQEPFIKERTGLIIDPYFSATKLLWLLENDADLKMKLDNGEVFFGTVDCWLLWKMTNGQSFKTDFTNAHRTLLFNIHTLTWDKEILQLWGLEKLNLPEVCASSSDFGFWVLDLSNLDSIHFPKSKIPIQAMIGDSHAATFGEGCFEQGTAKVTMGTGSSIMMNIGDKPVLSNNGMLTTICWSTENRIDFAFEGAIVACGSTIEWVKNELGFFKEVAETEAMALSVSDNAGVYLIPAFSGLGAPHWQMNRRASIEGMTFGTSKNHIVRAALESIPYQIKDVINAMQNDMDSKLKSISVNGGLTRNQFVIRFLVDLLGLPLKKQQNPDVSALGAAYLAGLKSGIYESISQLKMLNQAKTEEILPDLGNHLVKKGYEGWIQKIQN, from the coding sequence ATGAAAAAATACATCCTCTCCATAGACCAAGGCACAAGTAGCACCAAAACAATCATTTTTGATGAAAGTGGAAATGCAGTAGCCAAAGGTCATGCCGATTTACAGACTAATTATTTTGACAATGGCTTTGTGGAGCAAGCCCCCGAAGGCATTTATCAAAATGTATTGGAGTCGATTTTTCTTTGTATTCAAGATTTTCTGTCAAAAGGATTTTCAATTGAAAATATTATTTCTGTTGGAATCAGTAATCAACGAGAAACATTTATTCTTTGGGATAAAGCAGGTAAACCACTTACACCAGCAGTGGTATGGGCTTGTAAACGTTCGATAGAAATTTGCCAAAAACTAAAAGGTAAAAACCAAGAACCATTCATTAAAGAAAGAACAGGCTTAATAATTGATCCTTATTTTTCAGCTACAAAACTGCTTTGGCTGCTCGAAAACGATGCAGATTTAAAGATGAAATTAGATAATGGTGAAGTATTTTTCGGTACAGTCGATTGCTGGCTTTTGTGGAAAATGACTAACGGTCAATCTTTCAAAACTGATTTTACCAACGCTCACCGAACACTTCTTTTCAATATTCACACCCTTACTTGGGATAAAGAAATTCTCCAACTTTGGGGATTGGAAAAACTTAATTTACCAGAAGTATGTGCTTCGAGTTCGGATTTTGGATTTTGGGTTTTGGATTTATCCAACCTAGATTCAATCCACTTTCCGAAATCCAAAATCCCAATTCAAGCAATGATCGGTGATTCTCACGCTGCTACTTTTGGTGAAGGGTGCTTCGAGCAAGGAACAGCGAAAGTTACGATGGGAACGGGTAGCTCAATCATGATGAATATTGGAGATAAACCAGTTTTATCAAATAATGGCATGTTGACGACCATTTGTTGGAGCACAGAAAATAGGATTGATTTTGCATTTGAAGGAGCAATTGTAGCATGTGGCTCTACCATAGAATGGGTGAAAAATGAATTAGGATTCTTCAAAGAAGTAGCCGAAACCGAAGCAATGGCACTTTCGGTCAGTGATAATGCTGGCGTTTATCTCATTCCTGCTTTTAGTGGTTTAGGTGCTCCTCATTGGCAAATGAATCGCCGTGCTTCCATTGAGGGGATGACCTTTGGTACAAGCAAAAATCATATTGTTCGAGCAGCTTTAGAAAGCATTCCCTATCAAATAAAGGATGTAATAAATGCCATGCAAAACGACATGGATTCGAAGCTAAAATCCATTTCAGTCAATGGCGGACTAACTCGTAATCAATTCGTTATCAGGTTTTTAGTCGATTTATTAGGTTTACCTCTCAAAAAACAACAAAATCCTGATGTTTCTGCTTTGGGAGCAGCTTATTTAGCAGGTTTAAAAAGTGGTATTTACGAAAGTATCAGCCAACTGAAAATGCTAAATCAAGCAAAAACCGAAGAAATTTTACCAGATTTAGGCAATCATTTAGTCAAAAAAGGCTATGAAGGTTGGATACAGAAAATTCAAAATTAA
- a CDS encoding ThuA domain-containing protein encodes MTILKKTLLCLIIGLSFSDLLAQNTPKFKVIAFYTAKNDQAHISFVHEANRWFPEMAKKYHFSYDSTNDWSNLNEAFLSKFQIVLFLDTRPEDPAQRKAFQQYIERGGGWIGFHFAAFALNNSKFNQDWDWYHNHFLGSGQYKSNTWRPTSAFLKVEDKKHPVTKKLPEIFQSSPNEWYRWEKDLRQNKDIEVLLSIDPLSFPLGTGPKQHEIWHSGDYPVVWTNKKYRMLYVNMGHNDIDYDNKTNKELSFQFANETQNKLIINTLLWLGKQK; translated from the coding sequence ATGACAATCCTAAAAAAGACTCTTTTGTGTTTAATTATTGGGCTAAGTTTTAGCGATTTACTTGCACAAAACACACCAAAATTTAAAGTAATTGCTTTTTATACAGCCAAAAACGACCAAGCACATATTAGTTTTGTGCATGAGGCAAATAGGTGGTTTCCTGAAATGGCTAAGAAATACCATTTTTCCTATGATTCTACTAATGATTGGTCGAATCTGAATGAGGCTTTTTTGTCGAAATTTCAAATTGTACTTTTCTTAGATACACGCCCAGAAGACCCCGCACAGCGTAAGGCTTTTCAGCAATATATTGAGCGTGGTGGAGGCTGGATTGGTTTTCATTTTGCAGCTTTTGCTTTGAATAATTCAAAGTTTAATCAAGATTGGGATTGGTATCATAATCACTTTTTAGGTTCGGGACAATATAAAAGCAATACTTGGCGACCAACTTCGGCATTTTTAAAAGTAGAAGATAAAAAGCACCCAGTCACCAAAAAATTACCCGAAATATTTCAATCATCGCCTAATGAATGGTATAGATGGGAGAAAGATTTACGACAAAATAAAGATATTGAAGTCTTACTTTCAATCGACCCTTTGAGTTTTCCGCTCGGAACTGGCCCCAAGCAACATGAAATTTGGCATAGCGGAGATTACCCTGTCGTTTGGACTAATAAGAAATATCGAATGCTTTATGTAAATATGGGGCACAATGATATTGATTATGACAATAAAACCAATAAAGAACTTTCTTTTCAGTTTGCCAATGAAACTCAAAATAAATTGATTATCAATACTTTACTATGGCTTGGAAAACAAAAATGA
- a CDS encoding 4'-phosphopantetheinyl transferase family protein: MPVILEKKYENGISLAIWQITEQHDELQAMLPSEILTDAELASISHPQKQIEFFCSRLVIKYLANSLGINYLGIKKDEHGKPYLAGTDWQMSLTHTSNYVAAVMHPSRSLGIDMEKPTEKLSRIKHKFMSEAELASTENDFENLCIYWSAKEALYKLYGKRKVIFNENLHVSPFEKGVSCIQGRLLINEIDKNYDIYIERIDGYILVVAG; encoded by the coding sequence ATGCCAGTTATTTTAGAAAAAAAATATGAAAACGGTATTTCGTTAGCTATTTGGCAAATTACCGAGCAGCATGATGAACTTCAAGCAATGCTTCCATCTGAAATACTAACTGATGCCGAATTAGCTTCAATAAGTCATCCGCAGAAGCAAATTGAATTCTTTTGTAGCAGACTTGTAATCAAGTATTTAGCTAACTCTTTGGGTATTAATTACTTAGGAATTAAAAAAGATGAACATGGAAAGCCTTACTTGGCAGGCACTGACTGGCAAATGTCGCTTACCCATACCTCAAACTATGTGGCGGCAGTTATGCACCCAAGTAGGTCATTGGGGATAGACATGGAAAAGCCCACTGAAAAACTAAGTAGAATCAAACATAAATTCATGTCAGAAGCAGAACTAGCCTCTACTGAAAATGATTTCGAAAATCTATGTATTTATTGGTCAGCCAAAGAAGCACTTTACAAACTATATGGAAAAAGAAAAGTAATTTTCAACGAAAATTTACACGTTTCCCCGTTTGAAAAAGGGGTTTCTTGCATACAAGGCCGATTGTTAATCAATGAGATTGATAAAAATTACGATATCTATATCGAACGCATTGACGGTTATATACTCGTAGTAGCTGGATAG
- a CDS encoding transglutaminase-like domain-containing protein: MNESEIKALVTLLDDDDHEVVQHVENRLKGLGGAIIPLLEDHWQGSGFNPNLQKKLEDLIHGLQYNSVIERLVKWKNDGYEDLLEGMWIIATYQYPDLSIDKLRHHINDMYFDTWLELRDDMHPHDQIRILNQIFFDKYKYLPNTKNFHSVANSMLNQVFDLKKGNPISLCVIYMLVAKRLGLPVSGVNLPSLFVLTYKTPQTQFYINIFNRGLIFSKVDITNYIKQMQLQPQDSFFQPCTNLDIILRVLRNLIVSFEKISDLERVKEVEKILKAIS; encoded by the coding sequence ATGAATGAATCAGAAATAAAAGCATTAGTAACTCTTCTTGACGATGATGACCATGAAGTAGTACAACATGTAGAAAATCGTTTAAAAGGTTTAGGCGGAGCTATCATCCCACTGTTAGAAGACCATTGGCAAGGAAGTGGTTTTAACCCTAATTTACAAAAAAAATTAGAGGATTTGATTCATGGATTACAATATAACTCTGTCATTGAGCGATTGGTTAAATGGAAAAACGATGGCTATGAAGACTTATTAGAAGGCATGTGGATTATTGCTACTTATCAGTATCCAGATTTGAGTATTGATAAATTACGGCATCATATAAACGATATGTATTTTGATACTTGGCTAGAATTACGTGATGATATGCATCCACATGACCAAATTCGAATCCTAAATCAGATTTTCTTTGATAAGTATAAATATTTGCCAAATACCAAAAATTTTCATTCGGTAGCAAATTCTATGCTTAATCAAGTTTTTGATTTGAAAAAAGGGAATCCGATTTCTTTATGTGTTATTTATATGCTCGTGGCCAAAAGATTAGGCTTGCCGGTGAGTGGGGTTAATTTACCTAGTTTATTTGTATTGACATATAAAACTCCACAAACACAGTTCTATATCAATATTTTTAATAGAGGGTTGATATTTTCGAAAGTTGATATTACAAATTATATTAAACAAATGCAGTTACAGCCTCAAGATTCGTTCTTCCAACCTTGTACTAATCTTGATATTATATTAAGAGTTTTGCGTAATCTGATTGTTTCTTTCGAGAAAATTTCGGACTTAGAAAGAGTGAAAGAAGTAGAGAAGATTTTAAAAGCGATTTCATAA
- the galE gene encoding UDP-glucose 4-epimerase GalE, giving the protein MKILVTGGAGFIGSHTVVELINAGHEPIIIDNFNNSEKSVLKGIRKIIKKPVKCYEKDCNDVKALEQICRKENIEGIIHFAAYKAVGESVEKPLKYYENNIGSTLNVLKVMLNLGIKNLVFSSSCTVYGQPDHIPVTEDTPRKPAASPYGNTKTMCEDILRDTITARNPLKIISLRYFNPIGAHPSAHIGELPRGVPSNLVPFITQTAAGIRQKLTVFGSDYDTPDGTNIRDFIHVVDLAKAHVSALELLSKQADTYYEVFNVGTGSGNSVLEIIKTFEKVNKLKLNYEIGPRRPGDVEKIYGNVEKAEKLMGWKVEKTLAESLKDAWRWEKKLMKK; this is encoded by the coding sequence ATGAAAATTTTAGTAACAGGTGGTGCTGGGTTTATTGGTTCGCACACAGTTGTCGAATTAATCAATGCTGGTCACGAACCCATCATAATTGATAACTTCAATAACTCTGAAAAATCGGTACTAAAAGGTATCCGTAAAATTATCAAAAAGCCTGTCAAATGCTATGAAAAAGACTGCAACGACGTAAAAGCTTTAGAGCAAATTTGCAGAAAAGAAAATATCGAAGGAATCATTCACTTTGCCGCTTATAAAGCCGTCGGGGAGTCGGTTGAAAAACCTTTAAAATACTATGAAAATAACATAGGTTCTACGCTCAATGTTTTGAAAGTAATGCTAAATTTGGGTATTAAGAATTTAGTTTTTTCTTCTTCGTGTACAGTTTATGGACAACCAGACCATATCCCTGTTACTGAAGATACACCTCGCAAACCAGCTGCATCACCTTATGGCAATACTAAAACTATGTGCGAAGACATCTTGCGTGACACAATCACCGCAAGAAATCCGCTTAAAATTATCTCACTTCGCTATTTCAATCCAATTGGAGCTCATCCATCAGCACATATTGGCGAACTCCCGAGGGGCGTACCAAGTAATTTAGTACCATTTATCACGCAGACGGCTGCTGGTATTCGACAAAAATTAACTGTCTTTGGTAGCGATTATGATACACCAGATGGCACTAATATTCGTGATTTTATTCACGTAGTTGATTTAGCCAAAGCACACGTATCGGCACTTGAATTATTATCTAAACAAGCTGATACTTATTATGAAGTATTTAATGTAGGTACAGGAAGTGGAAACTCTGTGCTTGAAATTATTAAAACTTTCGAAAAAGTTAATAAACTCAAACTCAATTATGAAATCGGTCCACGTCGCCCAGGTGATGTAGAAAAAATTTACGGAAACGTAGAAAAAGCCGAAAAACTCATGGGTTGGAAAGTCGAAAAAACACTCGCTGAAAGCCTTAAAGATGCTTGGCGTTGGGAAAAGAAATTAATGAAGAAATAA
- the rfbB gene encoding dTDP-glucose 4,6-dehydratase: MESTQTILITGGAGFIGSHVVRLFVTKYPNYQIVNLDKLTYAGNLENLTDIEKSPNYTFEHGDITDATYINNLFEKYNFTGVIHLAAESHVDRSITNPMEFVMTNVIGTVNLLNAAKNAWKNDYTGKRFYHVSTDEVYGELHNPEEFFLETTSYDPRSPYSASKASSDHFVRAYHNTYKLPVVISNCSNNYGPNHFPEKLIPLMINNIIHNRPLPVYGKGENVRDWLFVKDHARAIDVIYHNGGNGETYNIGGFNEWKNIDLVHLLCKIMDEKLGRPAGTSAQLITYVTDRAGHDLRYAIDATKLMKELGWEPSLQFEEGLTQTVDWYLANKQWLANVTSGDYTKYYEKMYK; encoded by the coding sequence ATGGAATCGACTCAAACAATTCTAATCACTGGTGGTGCGGGGTTTATCGGCTCTCACGTAGTCAGACTTTTTGTTACGAAATATCCTAACTACCAAATAGTTAATTTAGATAAACTTACCTACGCAGGTAATCTAGAAAACCTTACTGACATTGAGAAATCGCCAAATTATACTTTCGAACATGGCGATATAACCGATGCCACTTATATCAATAATCTTTTTGAGAAATATAATTTTACTGGTGTTATTCACTTAGCAGCCGAATCGCACGTAGATAGGTCTATTACAAATCCAATGGAGTTTGTAATGACTAATGTAATCGGGACAGTAAACTTATTGAATGCAGCCAAAAATGCGTGGAAAAATGATTATACTGGCAAGCGTTTCTACCATGTTTCAACCGATGAGGTTTATGGTGAGTTACATAATCCAGAAGAGTTTTTCTTAGAAACAACGAGTTATGACCCTCGTTCGCCATACTCGGCTTCGAAGGCTTCTTCTGACCACTTCGTAAGAGCTTACCACAATACCTATAAATTACCAGTAGTTATCTCAAACTGCTCAAACAATTATGGACCAAATCACTTTCCTGAGAAATTGATTCCTTTGATGATTAATAACATTATCCATAATCGTCCACTTCCTGTTTATGGAAAAGGTGAAAACGTACGTGACTGGCTTTTTGTAAAAGACCACGCACGTGCTATTGACGTGATTTATCACAATGGTGGCAATGGTGAAACTTATAATATTGGTGGTTTCAACGAATGGAAAAATATTGACTTAGTGCATTTATTATGTAAAATCATGGACGAAAAATTAGGTCGTCCAGCAGGTACATCGGCTCAGTTGATTACTTATGTAACAGACCGTGCGGGTCATGACTTACGTTATGCCATTGATGCCACTAAATTAATGAAAGAACTTGGTTGGGAACCATCTTTACAGTTCGAAGAAGGGCTCACACAAACCGTTGATTGGTATTTAGCTAATAAACAATGGTTAGCCAATGTTACGAGCGGAGATTATACAAAGTATTACGAAAAAATGTATAAATAA